Proteins encoded in a region of the Variovorax sp. PAMC 28711 genome:
- a CDS encoding DotU family type VI secretion system protein: MSTPDPFAAFESERTVIKPKPRPSGGSGAAGGGSGGPPVPPGGAPDALPVDLGELGLLNPLVSAAGKLLVLIGKLRNLVQPPNVPALRASTAEAVNQFDAAARRSGASNETVLAARYVLCTALDEAVANTPWGVQAGWNKQSLLVQFHNETWGGEKVFQLLAKLAQDVPTHRPLLELIYSVLALGFEGRYRVVDNGRAQLDTVRQRLADLIAKDRPALEPALSPHWRGQGAGAARLAESLPLWVFAVGFLLLLALVWFGLRLTLNNRSDTTYAALSGLRVPNVQIAPAAVMAKTPRLAKFLEPEVRQGLVTVTDEADRSVVRLRGDSFFGSGSAEPMAQSLPVLVRIGQALAEVKGDVLITGHSDNQPIRSMRYPSNWHLSAARADAVRTALTAQVDPARMRANGKADAEPVAANDTPANRARNRRVDIVLLSEPERVAGGEVKR; encoded by the coding sequence ATGAGCACGCCTGATCCGTTCGCGGCGTTCGAGTCGGAACGCACCGTCATCAAGCCGAAGCCACGCCCGTCCGGCGGGTCCGGCGCGGCGGGCGGCGGAAGCGGCGGGCCACCGGTGCCGCCGGGCGGCGCGCCGGACGCGTTGCCCGTCGACCTCGGTGAGCTGGGCCTGCTCAATCCGCTGGTGTCGGCCGCCGGCAAGTTGCTGGTGCTCATTGGCAAGTTGCGCAACCTGGTCCAGCCACCGAACGTGCCCGCGCTGCGCGCCTCGACCGCCGAGGCCGTCAACCAGTTCGATGCGGCCGCGCGGCGCAGCGGCGCCTCCAACGAGACCGTGCTCGCCGCGCGCTACGTGCTGTGCACCGCGCTCGACGAGGCGGTCGCCAACACGCCGTGGGGCGTGCAGGCCGGCTGGAACAAGCAGAGCCTGCTGGTGCAGTTCCACAACGAGACCTGGGGCGGCGAAAAAGTCTTCCAGCTGCTTGCCAAGCTCGCGCAGGACGTGCCCACGCACCGGCCGCTGCTCGAGCTCATCTACAGCGTGCTGGCGCTCGGCTTCGAGGGCCGCTACCGCGTGGTGGACAACGGCCGCGCGCAGCTCGACACGGTGCGCCAGCGCCTGGCCGACCTCATCGCGAAAGACCGGCCGGCGCTCGAGCCGGCGCTGTCGCCGCACTGGCGCGGGCAGGGCGCCGGGGCCGCGCGTCTCGCCGAATCGTTGCCGCTGTGGGTCTTCGCGGTCGGCTTCCTGCTGCTGCTCGCGCTGGTGTGGTTCGGCCTGCGGCTCACGCTCAACAACCGCTCCGACACCACCTACGCCGCGCTCTCGGGTCTGCGCGTGCCGAACGTGCAGATCGCACCGGCCGCGGTGATGGCCAAGACGCCGCGGCTCGCGAAATTCCTGGAGCCTGAGGTGCGGCAGGGCCTGGTCACCGTGACCGACGAGGCGGACCGCAGCGTGGTGCGGCTGCGCGGCGATTCCTTTTTCGGCTCCGGCAGTGCCGAGCCGATGGCGCAGTCGCTGCCGGTGTTGGTGCGCATCGGGCAGGCGCTGGCGGAGGTGAAGGGCGACGTGCTGATCACCGGGCATTCCGACAACCAGCCGATCCGATCGATGCGCTATCCGTCCAACTGGCATCTGTCTGCAGCGCGTGCGGATGCGGTCCGCACCGCGCTCACTGCGCAGGTCGATCCCGCCCGCATGCGCGCGAACGGCAAGGCCGATGCGGAGCCGGTCGCGGCCAACGACACGCCAGCCAACCGCGCACGCAACCGGCGCGTCGACATCGTTCTGCTCTCCGAGCCGGAGCGCGTGGCCGGCGGCGAGGTGAAGCGATGA
- the phnD gene encoding phosphate/phosphite/phosphonate ABC transporter substrate-binding protein, translating into MQVLRVLCALLLGVSMLASAQPSARAAPAPLGATPIRFGILPLGGALESRNDWEPLLADLGRAMDRPVAVLSVTSYEALEQAIQRNQVDMAFLSGKMALDTVTQRRMKVIAQVTRHDGLPGYRALLLTRKAGNRSTLQDLLAGPERWRLARGENRSVSGFIVPQLQFFLPHHIAMETRFASELVGTHQAAALAVANGEADLATNNTADFERFRLQFPAEAERLQVIWESELIPHAQIVVRRDYPPALQARLQSFLTAYGRIKGPRGEGERAVLKSLHDLAGFLPADDTSLMPAAKLSYQLARQNAMTAQWVNEAARQARLERIDALYAEQVSALRQGSVSAAPP; encoded by the coding sequence ATGCAGGTTCTCCGCGTTCTGTGTGCCTTGTTGCTCGGCGTGTCGATGCTGGCCTCGGCCCAGCCGTCCGCGCGTGCCGCACCTGCGCCTTTGGGCGCAACGCCCATCCGCTTCGGCATCCTGCCGCTCGGCGGGGCGCTGGAATCGCGCAACGACTGGGAGCCGCTGCTGGCCGACCTCGGCCGCGCGATGGACCGGCCGGTTGCGGTGCTCTCGGTGACGTCGTACGAAGCGCTGGAGCAAGCCATCCAGCGCAACCAGGTCGACATGGCGTTTCTCTCCGGGAAGATGGCGCTCGACACCGTCACGCAGCGGCGCATGAAGGTGATCGCGCAGGTCACGCGGCACGACGGCTTGCCCGGCTACCGCGCGCTGCTGCTCACGCGCAAGGCGGGCAACCGCAGCACCTTGCAGGACCTGCTCGCCGGGCCGGAGCGATGGCGCCTCGCGCGCGGCGAGAACCGTTCGGTATCGGGCTTCATCGTGCCGCAGTTGCAGTTCTTCCTGCCGCACCACATCGCGATGGAGACCCGTTTTGCCAGCGAGCTGGTCGGTACCCACCAGGCGGCGGCGCTCGCGGTGGCGAATGGCGAGGCCGATCTGGCGACCAACAACACGGCGGACTTCGAGCGCTTCCGGCTGCAGTTCCCTGCAGAGGCCGAGCGACTGCAGGTGATCTGGGAGTCGGAGCTGATCCCGCACGCGCAGATCGTGGTGCGACGGGACTACCCACCGGCACTGCAGGCGCGCCTGCAGAGTTTTCTCACGGCCTACGGGCGCATCAAAGGCCCGCGCGGCGAGGGCGAGCGCGCGGTGCTCAAGTCGCTGCACGACCTGGCCGGCTTTCTGCCCGCCGACGACACCTCGCTCATGCCCGCGGCCAAGCTCTCCTACCAACTCGCACGACAAAACGCGATGACCGCGCAATGGGTCAACGAGGCCGCGCGCCAGGCGCGGCTCGAGCGCATCGATGCGCTCTACGCCGAGCAGGTCTCGGCACTGCGCCAGGGCAGCGTCAGCGCCGCGCCGCCCTGA
- the tssK gene encoding type VI secretion system baseplate subunit TssK, whose protein sequence is MSWRTKVVWSEGMLLQPQHLQQSERHADHARHVLVRNTTPYAWGFSELEIDAAALTLGKLALVRAVGVFGDGTVFDMPAVDPLPEPIDIPPTMRDEAVVLALPLRRAGAREADAEGHDDLVRHRVLESEVPDSNTAGERTAMLQLGRLHTRLLRAGETTDAWTLLSVGRVVERRVDNQVQLERAMLPPLLDVAGHAVIKGWLDELLGLLRQRGEALAGRMTQGGTGGVAEIADFLLLQTVNRNEPVFAHLARSAMLHPRHFFEHALALAGDLATFRDARRVTRFGPYIHDDLALTFRPVMDDLRRSLSMVLEQSAIRIELHDRKHGVRVAVIPDVELQRNATFVLAVNAQMPSEALRARFPTQVKIGPVERIRDLVNLALPGVTLTPMPVAPRQIPFHSGASYFELETRNSDLWRQLEASGGVAMHIAGDFPGLDLAFWAIRS, encoded by the coding sequence ATGAGTTGGCGAACAAAAGTGGTTTGGAGCGAGGGGATGCTGTTGCAACCCCAGCACCTGCAGCAAAGCGAGCGCCACGCCGACCATGCCCGGCATGTGCTGGTGCGCAACACCACGCCGTATGCATGGGGCTTCTCGGAACTGGAGATCGACGCCGCCGCGCTCACGCTCGGCAAGCTCGCCCTGGTGCGCGCGGTGGGCGTGTTCGGCGACGGCACGGTGTTCGACATGCCGGCCGTCGATCCGTTGCCCGAGCCGATCGACATCCCGCCCACCATGCGCGACGAGGCTGTGGTGCTCGCCTTGCCGCTGCGCCGCGCCGGCGCCCGCGAGGCCGATGCCGAGGGCCATGACGACCTGGTGCGGCATCGCGTGCTGGAGTCGGAAGTGCCCGACTCCAACACGGCGGGCGAGCGCACCGCGATGCTGCAGCTCGGCCGGCTGCACACGCGCCTCCTGCGCGCGGGTGAAACGACCGACGCATGGACCCTGCTCAGCGTGGGCCGCGTGGTCGAGCGCCGCGTCGACAACCAGGTGCAGCTGGAACGCGCGATGCTGCCGCCGCTGCTCGACGTGGCGGGCCACGCGGTCATCAAGGGCTGGCTCGACGAACTGCTCGGCCTGCTGCGCCAGCGCGGTGAAGCGCTGGCCGGCCGCATGACGCAGGGCGGCACCGGCGGCGTCGCCGAGATCGCCGACTTCCTCCTCCTTCAAACGGTGAACCGCAACGAGCCCGTCTTCGCGCACCTCGCCCGGAGCGCGATGCTGCATCCGCGGCATTTCTTCGAACACGCGCTGGCGCTGGCCGGCGACCTCGCCACCTTTCGCGATGCGCGCCGCGTCACGCGCTTCGGCCCCTACATCCACGACGACCTCGCGCTCACCTTCCGGCCCGTGATGGACGACCTCCGGCGCAGCCTCTCGATGGTGCTGGAGCAGTCGGCCATCCGCATCGAACTGCACGACCGCAAGCACGGCGTGCGCGTGGCGGTGATCCCCGATGTGGAGCTGCAGCGCAATGCGACCTTCGTGCTGGCGGTGAACGCGCAGATGCCGAGCGAAGCGTTGCGCGCGCGCTTCCCGACGCAGGTGAAGATCGGTCCGGTCGAGCGCATCCGCGACCTCGTCAACCTCGCGCTGCCGGGCGTGACGCTCACGCCGATGCCGGTGGCGCCGCGCCAGATTCCGTTCCATTCCGGCGCCAGTTACTTCGAGCTCGAAACCCGAAACAGCGACCTGTGGCGGCAACTCGAAGCTTCGGGCGGCGTGGCGATGCACATCGCCGGCGACTTCCCCGGCCTCGACCTCGCCTTCTGGGCGATCCGATCATGA
- the tagF gene encoding type VI secretion system-associated protein TagF produces the protein MLAPGLPGWFGKLPGMGDFAHRRLPDGFRARLDDWLHDGLLRLRERHDDWTVRYLEGPLWFFALGEGVAGAPAWLGVLMPSVDGVGRYFPFLVAVECDAQEDAAAAWAWWRMAAAAALEGLADDLDAVRFDAALQRRLEAGAVPDEGAVRDIAWPARGGSLWLTDPAVEQGLVMRANGLPADGRFDALFGFASDEWVETVASA, from the coding sequence ATGCTGGCCCCCGGTCTGCCTGGCTGGTTCGGCAAGTTGCCGGGCATGGGGGACTTTGCCCACCGCCGCCTGCCCGACGGCTTTCGCGCGCGGCTCGATGATTGGCTGCACGACGGCTTGCTGCGCCTGCGCGAGCGCCACGACGACTGGACCGTGCGCTACCTCGAAGGTCCGCTGTGGTTCTTCGCGCTGGGCGAGGGCGTCGCCGGTGCGCCGGCGTGGCTCGGCGTGCTGATGCCGTCGGTCGATGGCGTGGGCCGCTACTTTCCGTTCCTCGTCGCCGTCGAGTGCGATGCACAAGAGGACGCGGCCGCCGCGTGGGCCTGGTGGCGCATGGCCGCTGCGGCGGCGCTCGAAGGCTTGGCAGACGACCTCGATGCCGTGCGCTTCGACGCTGCGCTGCAGCGCCGCCTGGAGGCCGGCGCGGTGCCGGACGAGGGCGCGGTGCGCGACATCGCATGGCCGGCGCGCGGCGGATCGCTCTGGCTGACCGACCCGGCCGTGGAGCAGGGTCTCGTCATGCGGGCGAACGGTTTGCCGGCCGACGGACGCTTCGATGCGCTGTTCGGCTTTGCGAGCGACGAATGGGTGGAAACGGTGGCATCGGCATGA
- the tssM gene encoding type VI secretion system membrane subunit TssM, whose translation MKKTVGFLFHPVLLTVLALVVVSLLIWWVGPLIRIGSLAPLESDLARGVLIGVIVLVVVLRAVWRRWRTRKASQNLTEGLMQAPAARAEAADNGEQKILNTRFTDAVATLKQMRLHAAGKKPGWRDWMSLSGGSYLYDLPWYVFIGAPGAGKTTALVNSGLSFPLADKFGPGAIRGVGGTRNCDWWFTDEAVLIDTAGRYTTQDSHQSEDKSAWEGFLGLLKKARPRRPLNGVFLTVSVADLLSQGAEARTTLAASIRARLLELDAKLTTRLPVYVLVTKSDLLYGFTDYFADLGKEQRAQVFGFTLPPEEGVQLDEKGLAVVFQREFALLHDRVNDGLIARMQQETDGTRRAAIFGFPAQFASVGPLLSDLLDQVFTGSRFAQPPWVRGVYFTSGTQEGSPIDRVMGSLARSFGLERAMLAPQKSSGRSYFLTTLLRDVVFPEQRLAGADVKLERRRHTLRLAAVSGMTLVTLALLAGWGYSTWRNLNYLKAVEARIDPLKETLTTLPARVQNLVQVAPVLQSLRDIWKTPENQEGNPPLAMTLGLYQGDKLDAAAMLAHQRALNEVFLPQLAKRLEDQLRTAQKDNLEYSYEALKSYLMLHQPEHFDAEALKAWITLDWARSLDRGIPEDQRKLLEDQLDVLIAQGPPHSPLKMDDNLVRNVRAMLASYPLEARVFSRLKRQRLGKDIPAFSVATAAGPSGPLVFERISGKPLTEGVPGMFTYDGYHKRFQNEVTVLTALLAQEDPWVLGQDRSAADKLRDAAALGALTDRVRRLYLEEYVKVWEALLADVRLIKATGLEKNIEAARILSGVSSPLANFLRAVVKETTLIPAEASKDNVVTKAAETVRSTRKGLEDLFGGDAGKQVAPGKRIESVVDDRFEPLRRMVTAAAPNQPAPLDDALKLFNEVYVYLTAVDTAVKARTSPPPGDVAGKLKSDAGRLPEPVRSMVENLSQSGAAQAQSAERGNLSQDLRPVTEFCTRAIAGRYPFVGSSKRDVLPEDFGQMFGPGGLMDDFFQKKLAALVDTSTRPWRYKPVAERAGVTTQALAQFERAARIRDIFFRAGGRAPAMRMDFKPVEMDETITQFILDVDGQLVKYAHGPVVPMAVQWPGPKGSNQVRVQVSPPSATGSSGLSVDGPWALFRALDDGQLEAGDAPEKFFITFQIGARKTRFEVTTNSVQHPIRLRELREFACPEGL comes from the coding sequence ATGAAGAAGACAGTCGGCTTTCTCTTTCATCCGGTGCTGCTGACGGTGCTGGCGCTCGTCGTCGTCTCGCTGCTGATCTGGTGGGTCGGCCCGTTGATCAGGATCGGCTCGCTCGCGCCGCTCGAATCCGACCTGGCGCGCGGTGTGCTCATCGGCGTCATCGTGCTCGTCGTCGTGCTGCGCGCCGTGTGGCGGCGCTGGCGCACGCGCAAGGCCAGCCAGAACCTGACCGAGGGATTGATGCAGGCGCCAGCCGCCAGGGCCGAAGCGGCCGACAACGGCGAACAGAAGATCCTCAACACGCGTTTCACCGATGCGGTCGCCACGTTGAAGCAGATGCGCCTGCACGCGGCCGGCAAGAAGCCCGGCTGGCGCGACTGGATGTCGCTCTCGGGTGGCAGCTACCTCTACGATCTGCCGTGGTATGTCTTCATCGGCGCGCCGGGCGCGGGCAAGACCACGGCGCTCGTCAACTCGGGCCTCTCGTTCCCGCTGGCCGACAAGTTCGGACCGGGCGCCATCCGCGGCGTGGGCGGCACGCGCAACTGCGACTGGTGGTTCACCGACGAAGCGGTGCTCATCGACACGGCGGGCCGCTACACCACGCAGGACAGTCACCAGAGCGAAGACAAGAGCGCTTGGGAAGGCTTCCTGGGCCTGCTGAAAAAGGCGCGTCCGCGCCGACCGCTGAACGGCGTGTTCCTCACGGTGAGCGTGGCCGACCTGCTGAGCCAGGGCGCCGAAGCGCGCACCACGCTGGCCGCTTCCATCCGCGCACGTTTGCTGGAACTCGATGCCAAGCTCACGACGCGCCTGCCGGTGTACGTGCTGGTCACCAAGAGCGACTTGCTCTACGGCTTCACCGACTACTTCGCGGACCTCGGCAAGGAGCAGCGCGCCCAGGTGTTCGGTTTCACGCTGCCGCCGGAAGAGGGCGTCCAGCTCGATGAGAAAGGCCTCGCCGTCGTGTTCCAGCGCGAGTTCGCGCTGCTGCACGATCGCGTCAACGACGGGCTCATCGCGCGCATGCAGCAAGAGACCGACGGCACGCGCCGCGCCGCCATCTTCGGTTTTCCGGCGCAGTTCGCCTCGGTCGGTCCGCTGCTGTCGGACCTGCTCGACCAGGTCTTCACCGGCTCGCGTTTCGCCCAGCCGCCGTGGGTGCGCGGCGTGTACTTCACCAGCGGCACGCAGGAGGGCAGCCCGATCGACCGCGTGATGGGCAGCCTGGCGCGCAGCTTCGGGCTGGAGCGCGCCATGCTCGCGCCGCAGAAGAGCAGCGGTCGCAGCTACTTCCTCACGACGCTGCTGCGCGACGTGGTGTTTCCCGAGCAGCGCCTGGCCGGTGCCGACGTGAAGCTCGAGCGGCGTCGGCACACGCTGCGGCTCGCCGCGGTGTCGGGGATGACGCTCGTCACACTCGCGCTGCTGGCGGGCTGGGGCTACAGCACCTGGCGCAACCTGAACTATCTGAAGGCGGTCGAGGCCCGCATCGATCCGCTCAAGGAAACGCTGACCACGCTGCCCGCACGCGTGCAGAACCTGGTGCAGGTCGCGCCGGTGCTGCAGAGCCTGCGCGACATCTGGAAGACGCCGGAAAACCAGGAGGGCAACCCACCGCTCGCGATGACGCTCGGCCTCTATCAGGGCGACAAGCTCGACGCCGCCGCCATGCTGGCGCATCAGCGCGCACTCAACGAGGTGTTCCTGCCGCAGCTGGCCAAGCGCCTCGAAGACCAGCTGCGCACCGCGCAAAAGGACAACCTCGAATACAGCTACGAAGCGCTCAAGAGCTACCTCATGCTGCACCAGCCCGAACACTTCGATGCCGAGGCGCTCAAGGCCTGGATCACGCTCGACTGGGCACGCAGCCTGGACCGCGGCATCCCCGAAGATCAGCGCAAGCTGCTCGAAGACCAGCTCGATGTGCTGATCGCGCAGGGCCCGCCGCACTCGCCGCTCAAGATGGACGACAACCTGGTGCGCAACGTGCGCGCGATGCTCGCGAGCTACCCGCTCGAAGCCCGCGTGTTCAGCCGCCTCAAGCGCCAGCGCCTGGGCAAGGACATCCCGGCCTTCAGCGTCGCGACCGCGGCGGGGCCCTCCGGGCCGCTCGTGTTCGAGCGCATCAGCGGCAAGCCGCTGACCGAAGGCGTGCCGGGCATGTTCACCTACGACGGTTATCACAAGCGCTTCCAGAACGAGGTGACGGTGCTCACCGCGCTGCTTGCGCAGGAAGACCCGTGGGTGCTCGGGCAGGACCGCAGTGCCGCCGACAAGCTGCGCGACGCGGCCGCACTCGGCGCGCTGACCGACCGCGTGCGCCGTCTTTATCTCGAGGAATACGTGAAGGTATGGGAAGCGCTGCTGGCCGACGTGCGGCTCATCAAGGCGACCGGGCTGGAGAAGAACATCGAGGCGGCGCGCATCCTCTCGGGCGTGAGTTCGCCGCTCGCGAACTTCCTGCGCGCGGTGGTGAAGGAAACGACGCTGATCCCGGCCGAGGCCAGCAAGGACAACGTCGTCACCAAGGCCGCGGAGACGGTGCGCAGCACGCGCAAGGGCCTCGAAGACCTGTTCGGCGGCGACGCCGGCAAGCAGGTCGCGCCGGGCAAGCGCATCGAGAGCGTCGTGGACGACCGCTTCGAGCCGCTGCGCCGCATGGTGACCGCTGCGGCGCCCAACCAGCCCGCGCCGCTCGACGATGCGCTCAAGCTCTTCAACGAGGTGTACGTGTACCTCACCGCCGTCGACACGGCCGTCAAGGCGCGCACCTCGCCGCCGCCCGGCGATGTGGCCGGCAAGCTCAAGTCCGACGCCGGGCGGCTGCCCGAGCCGGTGCGTTCGATGGTCGAGAACCTCAGCCAGTCGGGGGCCGCGCAGGCGCAGAGCGCCGAGCGCGGCAACCTGAGCCAGGACCTGCGGCCCGTGACCGAGTTCTGCACGCGGGCCATCGCCGGCCGCTACCCGTTCGTGGGGAGCAGCAAGCGCGACGTGCTGCCCGAGGACTTCGGCCAGATGTTCGGCCCCGGCGGGTTGATGGACGACTTTTTCCAGAAGAAGCTGGCCGCGCTGGTGGACACGAGCACGCGGCCCTGGCGCTACAAGCCGGTGGCCGAACGCGCCGGCGTCACGACGCAGGCGCTCGCGCAGTTCGAGCGCGCCGCGCGCATCCGCGACATCTTCTTTCGCGCCGGCGGCCGCGCGCCGGCGATGCGCATGGACTTCAAGCCGGTGGAGATGGACGAGACCATCACGCAGTTCATCCTGGACGTCGACGGCCAGCTCGTGAAGTACGCGCACGGCCCGGTGGTGCCGATGGCGGTGCAGTGGCCGGGCCCCAAGGGCAGCAACCAGGTGCGCGTGCAGGTGAGCCCGCCTTCGGCCACGGGCAGCTCGGGCCTCTCGGTCGACGGGCCGTGGGCGCTGTTCCGCGCGCTGGACGACGGCCAGCTCGAAGCCGGCGACGCGCCCGAGAAGTTCTTCATCACCTTCCAGATCGGCGCGCGCAAGACCCGCTTCGAGGTGACGACCAACAGCGTGCAGCACCCGATCCGCCTGCGCGAGTTGCGCGAGTTCGCGTGTCCGGAGGGACTCTGA
- a CDS encoding serine/threonine-protein kinase, giving the protein MSDQDSDDRTQVITGGALPVSTRMPVSGPPAATEAGVLPAGSRVAEFEITGLVGQGGFGAVYEAWDHTLERVVAIKEYLPVSLSTRQADGTVVPLSERHRETFDLGMRSFINEARLLAQFDHPSLLKVYRFWQEGGTTYMVMPFYRGDTLRQALAAIPAGVDEGWLLRIMDGVTQALAVMHAANCYHRDIAPDNIILLEHSGRPVVLDFGAARRVITDKTQAITVILKPGYAPIEQYAEMPDMSQGAWTDVYALAAVMHVAVCGRAPPPSVARLLSDSYVPLAGNELLRQHYSVGTLSAIDAGLGVRPEARPQSMAALRDALGLGLEGAQTGAPACAPSSGVHRSPPAPPAPKAPPAASAGKGKVIAAVAALALVTTAAVGWWLQGRTPEAGPATMGRVTPPDDPIAQAPVPPVTPPPPAPVAAKTAAESLAAIGAGATTGFDVVATPKNAEVTIKKDRLAFDVKSNRDGYVYVYLLSSGGEMFMLFPNLLDKYNKITAGRTVSLPRASWPMDAGGPAGTDEFAVVVSERERDFSASGMQNDGVFPQFPLPVLAALEATRGSGPSPLVGRPVCPGSNPCNDVYGVGYFKIVEK; this is encoded by the coding sequence ATGAGCGACCAAGACAGCGACGACCGCACGCAGGTCATCACTGGCGGCGCGTTGCCGGTGTCCACGCGCATGCCGGTGTCCGGCCCGCCCGCCGCGACCGAGGCCGGCGTGTTGCCCGCGGGCAGCCGCGTGGCGGAGTTCGAGATCACCGGCCTGGTCGGGCAGGGCGGCTTCGGCGCGGTGTACGAAGCGTGGGACCACACGCTCGAGCGCGTCGTCGCCATCAAGGAATACCTGCCGGTGTCGTTGTCGACGCGGCAGGCCGACGGCACGGTGGTGCCGTTGTCCGAGCGGCATCGTGAAACCTTCGACCTGGGCATGCGCAGCTTCATCAACGAAGCGCGGTTGCTGGCGCAGTTCGACCATCCGTCGCTGCTCAAGGTGTACCGCTTCTGGCAGGAGGGCGGCACCACCTACATGGTGATGCCGTTCTACCGCGGCGACACGCTGCGCCAGGCGCTGGCCGCCATTCCCGCGGGGGTCGACGAAGGTTGGTTGCTGCGCATCATGGACGGCGTGACGCAGGCGCTCGCCGTGATGCACGCCGCCAACTGCTACCACCGCGACATCGCGCCCGACAACATCATCCTGCTGGAGCACTCGGGCCGGCCGGTGGTGCTCGACTTCGGCGCCGCGCGCCGCGTGATCACCGACAAGACGCAGGCGATCACCGTCATCCTGAAGCCGGGTTACGCGCCGATCGAGCAATACGCCGAGATGCCCGACATGTCCCAGGGCGCCTGGACCGATGTGTATGCGCTCGCCGCCGTCATGCACGTGGCCGTGTGCGGACGCGCGCCGCCGCCGTCGGTGGCGCGGCTCCTGTCCGACAGCTACGTGCCGCTGGCCGGCAACGAGCTCCTGCGCCAGCATTACAGCGTCGGCACACTCTCGGCGATCGATGCCGGGCTCGGCGTGCGGCCCGAAGCGCGACCGCAATCGATGGCCGCGCTGCGCGATGCGCTGGGGCTGGGACTGGAGGGTGCGCAGACCGGCGCGCCCGCGTGTGCGCCATCGTCCGGTGTGCATCGGTCACCCCCTGCGCCCCCTGCACCGAAGGCGCCCCCAGCGGCTTCAGCGGGCAAGGGCAAGGTCATCGCGGCCGTGGCAGCGTTGGCGCTCGTCACGACGGCGGCGGTCGGCTGGTGGCTGCAGGGCCGTACGCCGGAGGCCGGGCCCGCCACGATGGGGAGGGTCACCCCGCCCGACGACCCAATCGCCCAGGCGCCGGTGCCGCCAGTGACGCCGCCACCCCCAGCGCCGGTCGCTGCGAAGACTGCCGCCGAGTCGCTCGCTGCGATCGGCGCGGGCGCAACGACGGGCTTCGACGTGGTCGCCACACCGAAGAATGCGGAAGTCACCATCAAGAAGGACAGGCTCGCGTTCGACGTGAAGAGCAATCGTGATGGCTACGTCTACGTGTACCTGCTGTCCAGCGGCGGCGAGATGTTCATGCTGTTCCCGAACCTGCTGGACAAGTACAACAAGATCACCGCGGGCAGAACGGTCTCGCTGCCGCGCGCGTCTTGGCCGATGGACGCGGGCGGCCCGGCCGGCACCGACGAATTCGCGGTGGTGGTGAGCGAACGCGAGCGCGATTTCTCCGCCTCGGGCATGCAGAACGACGGCGTCTTCCCGCAGTTCCCGCTGCCGGTGCTCGCCGCGCTGGAAGCCACGCGTGGCAGCGGGCCGTCGCCGCTCGTCGGCAGGCCCGTGTGTCCGGGCAGCAACCCGTGCAACGACGTCTACGGCGTCGGGTATTTCAAGATCGTCGAGAAGTAA